One Cryptococcus tetragattii IND107 chromosome 10, whole genome shotgun sequence DNA segment encodes these proteins:
- a CDS encoding ribose-5-phosphate isomerase, with translation MPFPAVDLKQKAANLPNAPVSTFIPPTQPVTAGKQLPTSVPLPVLPAVEAAKRLAAYAAVDRHVAVEHKVIGVGSGSTVPYVVDRILAQGFEANKDRVFLPTGFQSKELIVKAGLTLGDVDQYARIDVTIDGADEVDNALNSIKGGGACQLREKVLAEAADTWIIVADYRKNSEILGTTWTKGIPIEVVPFAYAKVLTNLAHMGSPHVLPNGQPGLSLRMAKMKAGPVVTDNGNFIIDAPFSEEQMRKPEELLYKIKMLTGVVEVGLFCGMAKAAYFGNEDGSVTIRSDDGTVSQL, from the exons ATGCCTTTTCCGGCCGTAGACCTCAAGCAAAAGGCAGCAAACCTGCCAAATGCCCCTGTCAGCACT TTTATCCCTCCTACTCAGCCTGTGACAGCTGGAAAGCAGCTACCTACTTCTGTCCCCCTCCCTGTCTTGCCTGCTGTTGAAGCTGCCAAACGTTTGGCAGCCTATGCTGCTGTGGACCGACATGTCGCGGTTGAGCACAAA GTCATTGGTGTCGGATCAGGATCCACTGTCCCCTATGTTGTGGACAGGATACTTGCTCAAGGCTTTGAAGCCAATAAAGACCGGGTTTTCCTTCCTACCGGCTTCCAGTCTAAAGAGCTTATCGTTAAAGCCGGATTGACTTTGGGTGACGTGGACCAGTATGCTCGAATTGATGTGACCATTGATGGTGCCGATGA GGTCGACAACGCGCTCAACTCTATCAAGGGTGGTGGAGCTTGTCAACTTCGTGAAAAGGTCCTCGCAGAGGCTGCTGATACCTGGATCATCGTGGCTGATTACCGCAAGAACTCTGAAATTCTCGGCACTACT TGGACTAAAGGAATTCCTATCGAAGTCGTCCCCTTTGCTTACGCCAAAGTCCTCACCAATCTCGCGCACATGGGCTCCCCACATGTCCTTCCCAACGGTCAGCCTGGTCTCAGCTTGCGTATGGCAAAAATGAAGGCTGGCCCTGTGGTCACCGATAATGGAAACTTTATCATTGATGCTCCCTTTTCTGAGGAGCAAATGCGAAAGCCTGAAGAG CTATTGTACAAGATCAAAATGTTGACTGGTGTCGTTGAAGTTGGACTTTTCTGTGGCATGGCCAAGGCCGCGTACTTTGGTAACGAG GACGGCTCCGTCACAATCCGTTCTGATGATGGTACTGTTTCCCAGCTGTAG
- a CDS encoding 3-deoxy-7-phosphoheptulonate synthase, translated as MSATPSPDRNRPLDDRKVTGYDPLIPPALLQHDLPVPPVASKTISASRRATSSIVRGTDPLSRLVVVVGPCSIHDVDQAKEYASRLRKGVQEGRWPGLEVIMRVYFEKPRTTVGWKGLINDPDIDGSFKINKGLRMARELLCDINAMGMPVGCELLDTISPQFIADLISWGAIGARTTESQLHRELASGASFPIGFKNGTDGSVGVAIDAMQSASHPHCFMGINSQGMASIVKTSGNKDCHVILRGGTGGPNYAAEHVQKALSTMRSKNPDAFASIMVDCSHGNSSKNHLNQPKVAADVAAQIAAGEVGITGIMFESNLKGGKQSSDKGRDNLEYGVSITDACVDWEMTVDMLDNLNQASLTRRALLESQEASANGHLNGDTPAVKRLKADE; from the exons ATGTCTGCCACTCCATCTCCAGACAGGAACAGGCCCCTTGACGACAGGAAGGTCACCGGT TACGACCCCCTCATCCCTCCcgctctccttcaacatGACCTTCCCGTTCCTCCCGTCGCTTCCAAGACCATCTCTGCTTCTCGAAGAgccacctcttccatcgtGCGCGGTACCGACCCCCTTTCTCGATTGGTTGTCGTTGTCGGTCCTTGCAGTATCCACGATGTCGACCAAGCCAAGGAGTACGCCTCTAGACTGAGAAAAGGCGTGCAGGAGGGAAGGTGGCCCGGTTTGGAAGTCATTATGAGAGTCTACTT TGAAAAGCCCAGAACGACTGTCGGGTGGAAGGGTCTCATCAATGACCCCGATATCGATGGTTCCTTCAAGATCAACAAGGGTCTGAGAATGGCTAGGGAACTCTTGTGCGATATCAACGCCATGGGTATGCCCGTCGGTTGTGAGCTCCTTGACACTATTAG CCCCCAGTTTATCGCCGACCTCATTAGTTGGGGTGCTATCGGTGCCCGAACCACCGAGTCGCAACTCCACCGAGAGCTCGCTTCCGGTGCCTCTTTCCCCATCGGCTTCAAGAACGGTACAGATGGTTCAGTCGGCGTTGCCATCGACGCCATGCAGTCCGCCTCCCACCCTCACTGTTTCATGGGTATCAACTCTCAGGGTATGGCCAGTATCGTCAAGACGTCTGGCAACAAAGACTGCCATGTCATCTTGAGAGGTGGCACTGGTGGCCCCAACTACGCTGCTGAGCACGTACAAAAGGCCCTTTCCACCATGCGTTCCAAGAACCCTGACGCTTTTGCTTCCATCATGGTCGACTGCTCTCACGGCAACTCCTCCAAGAACCATCTCAACCAGCCCAAGGTCGCCGCCGACGTTGCTGCCCAAATCGCTGCGGGCGAAGTTGGTATCACGGGTATCATGTTTGAGAGCAACTTGAAGGGTGGCAAGCAAAGCAGTGACAAGGGGAGGGACAACCTTGAGTACGGAGTGTCAATCACCGATG CTTGTGTCGATTGGGAAATGACCGTTGACATGCTTGACAACCTCAACCAGGCGTCCCTTACCCGAAGAGCCCTTCTCGAATCCCAGGAAGCCAGTGCCAACGGTCATCTCAACGGCGACACCCCTGCTGTCAAGAGGCTGAAGGCTGACGAGTAA
- a CDS encoding transcription and mRNA export factor SUS1 codes for MSHVDNTVDEATINAIRQRLLETGDWERIQKLLRAHLEESGWVDDLKDLAKEKARAQDVPNLENLVKQISESAAGMVSANVKRDVMLEIESVLDREVEQA; via the exons ATGTCTCACGTCGACAACACAGTCGATGAGGCCACGATCAACGCCATCCGCCAAAGATTACTGGAAACCGGCGATTGGGAGCG AATACAAAAGCTATTAAGGGCACATTTAGAAGAGAGCGGATGGGTCGATGACCTCAAGGACCTAGCAAaag AAAAAGCTCGGGCTCAGGATGTCCCAAATCTTGAAAACCTCGTCAAACAAATCAGTGAGAGTGCAGCTG GTATGGTGAGCGCAAACGTCAAGCGTGACGTGATGCTCGAAATTGAAAGCGTGCTCGATCGTGAGGTTGAGCAGGCATGA
- a CDS encoding adenine phosphoribosyltransferase, which translates to MSDVAHLKSLLGVHPDFPKKGITFLDIFPILRDPVAFESLITHFMSHIFNTHKVKPDVIVGLDARGFLLGPIIAMRLGAAFVPVRKGGKLPGSVQVVKYEKEYGVDEFEMQAGAVAPGQKVIIIDDLIATGGSAAAAGELVKKSGGETLEYLFIVGLPFLKGHEKLDAPVYSMIEAED; encoded by the exons ATGTCTGACGTCGCCCACCTCAAGTCTCTTCTCGGTGTCCACCCTGACTTCCCCAAGAAG GGCATCACTTTCCTCGACAttttccccatccttcGCGATCCTGTCGCTTTTGAGAGTCTCATTACTCATTTCATGTCCCACATCTTCAACACACACAAAGTGAAGCCCGATGTCATCGTGGGTCTTGATGCCCGAGGCTTCCTCCTTGGTCCCATCATCGCTATGCGTTTGGGTGCTGCCTTTGTCCCCGTGCGGAAGGGCGGCAAGTTGCCTGGTTCTGTCCAAGTTGTCAAGTACGAGAAGGAGTATGGAGTGGACGAGTTTGAGATGCAGGCTGGCGCCGTTGCTCCGGGGCAGaaagtcatcatcatcga TGATTTGATTGCGACCGGTGGATcagccgctgctgctggagaGCTTGTCAAGAAGTCTGGCGGTGAGACTCTTGAgtacctcttcatcgttgGCTTGCCCTTCCTCAAAGGCCATGAGAAGCTTGACGCTCCCGTTTACTCCATGATCGAGGCTGAGGACTAA